The Procambarus clarkii isolate CNS0578487 chromosome 39, FALCON_Pclarkii_2.0, whole genome shotgun sequence genome window below encodes:
- the LOC138372585 gene encoding cysteine-rich, acidic integral membrane protein-like, producing MVMQPLHMDVTWHVDVTWHVDVTWRVDVTWRVDVTWHVDVTWRVDVTWRVDVTWRVDVTWRVDVTWHVDVTWDVDVTWHVDVTWHVDVTWHVDVTWHVDVTWRVDVTWRVDVTWRVDVTWHVDVTWHVDVTWHVDVTWHVDVTWHVDVTWHVDVTWRVDVTWHVDVTWHHVDVTWHVYVTWQLDVTWHVDVTWRVDVTWHVDVTWQLDVTWHVDVTWHVDVTWHVDVTWQLDVTWHEDVTWHVDVTWHVDVTWHMDVTWQLDVTWHVDVTWHVDVTWHVDVTWHVDVTWHVDVTWHVDVTWHMDVTWQLDVTWHVDVTWRVDVTWRVNVTWQLDVTWHVDVTWHVDVTWHVDVTWHVDVTWHVDVTWHVDVTWHVDVTWHVDVTWHVDVTWHVDVTWHVDVTWRVDVTWHVDVTWRVDVTWHVDVTWQLDVTWHEDVTWRVDVTWHVDVTWHVDVTWHVDVTWHVDVTWHVDVTWRVDVTWHVDVTWQLDVTWHEDVTWRVDVTWRVDVTWHVDVTWRVDVTWRVDVTWRVDVTLRVDVTWHVDVTWHVDVTWHVDVTWHVYVFLTSGS from the exons ATGGTCATGCAACCATTACATATGGATGTTACATGGCATGTGGATGTTACATGGCATGTGGATGTTACATGGCGTGTGGATGTTACATGGCGTGTGGATGTTACATGGCATGTGGATGTTACATGGCGTGTGGATGTTACATGGCGTGTGGATGTTACATGGCGTGTGGATGTTACATGGCGTGTGGATGTTACATGGCATGTGGATGTTACATGGGATGTGGATGTTACATGGCATGTGGATGTTACATGGCATGTGGATGTTACATGGCATGTGGATGTTACATGGCATGTGGATGTTACATGGCGTGTGGATGTTACATGGCGTGTGGATGTTACATGGCGTGTGGATGTTACATGGCATGTGGATGTTACATGGCATGTGGATGTTACATGGCATGTGGATGTTACATGGCATGTGGATGTTACATGGCATGTGGATGTTACATGGCATGTGGATGTTACATGGCGTGTGGATGTTACATGGCATGTGGATGTTACATGGCAT CATGTAGATGTTACATGGCATGTGTATGTTACATGGCAGTTGGATGTTACATGGCATGTGGATGTTACATGGCGTGTGGATGTTACATGGCATGTGGATGTTACATGGCAGTTGGATGTAACATGGCATGTGGATGTTACATGGCATGTGGATGTTACATGGCATGTGGATGTTACATGGCAGTTGGATGTAACATGGCATGAGGATGTTACATGGCATGTGGATGTTACATGGCATGTGGATGTTACATGGCATATGGATGTTACATGGCAGTTGGATGTAACATGGCATGTGGATGTTACATGGCATGTGGATGTTACATGGCATGTGGATGTTACATGGCATGTGGATGTTACATGGCATGTGGATGTTACATGGCATGTGGATGTTACATGGCATATGGATGTTACATGGCAGTTGGATGTAACATGGCATGTGGATGTTACATGGCGTGTGGATGTTACATGGCGTGTGAATGTTACATGGCAGTTGGATGTAACATGGCATGTGGATGTTACATGGCATGTGGATGTTACATGGCATGTGGATGTTACATGGCATGTGGATGTTACATGGCATGTGGATGTTACATGGCATGTGGATGTTACATGGCATGTGGATGTTACATGGCATGTGGATGTTACATGGCATGTGGATGTTACATGGCATGTGGATGTTACATGGCATGTGGATGTTACATGGCGTGTGGATGTTACATGGCATGTGGATGTTACATGGCGTGTGGATGTTACATGGCATGTGGATGTTACATGGCAGTTGGATGTAACATGGCATGAGGATGTTACATGGCGTGTGGATGTTACATGGCATGTGGATGTTACATGGCATGTGGATGTTACATGGCATGTGGATGTTACATGGCATGTGGATGTTACATGGCATGTGGATGTTACATGGCGTGTGGATGTTACATGGCATGTGGATGTTACATGGCAGTTGGATGTAACATGGCATGAGGATGTTACATGGCGTGTGGATGTTACATGGCGTGTGGATGTTACATGGCATGTGGATGTTACATGGCGTGTGGATGTTACATGGCGTGTGGATGTTACATGGCGTGTGGATGTTACATTGCGTGTGGATGTTACATGGCATGTGGATGTTACATGGCATGTGGATGTTACATGGCATGTGGATGTTACATGGCATGTTTATGTTTTTTTAACAAGTGGATCTTAA